A window of Ranitomeya variabilis isolate aRanVar5 chromosome 2, aRanVar5.hap1, whole genome shotgun sequence contains these coding sequences:
- the FUT7 gene encoding alpha-(1,3)-fucosyltransferase 7: protein MAIAWRLRQRSALGSIFALAVLAWNIRFVLFFDTDRSSPSSSDDITILIWHWPFHKPMNLSGDICLNNYNIKNCRLTDDRNMFNRSNVVVFHHIELDLVGHQMPTGPRPSQQMWVWATLESPSNTNGLMKWNNTFNWTLTYREDSDIFVPYGRVVPNLVMELNATLKDGLVSWVVSHYHRTQERANFYKEFSSYLKVDVYGKASRKPLCSSCLLPMISKYLFYLALENSIHKDYITEKLWRNAFLAGAVPIVLGPPRKNYEKFIPSDSFIHVADFLSLKHLAEFLNTMTPERYQEFFHWRQRYGVKVYTDWRERFCMICSKYPSLPKSKVYTDIDGWFTNEHV from the coding sequence ATGGCTATAGCTTGGAGATTAAGGCAAAGGTCAGCATTAGGAAGCATCTTTGCCTTGGCTGTATTGGCCTGGAACATTCGTTTTGTTCTTTTCTTTGACACTGATAGAAGCTCGCCTTCTTCTAGCGATGATATCACCATATTGATTTGGCATTGGCCTTTTCACAAGCCCATGAACCTCTCAGGAGATATTTGTTTAAACAACTACAACATCAAAAACTGTAGACTGACGGACGACCGGAACATGTTCAACCGCAGTAATGTGGTTGTCTTCCACCACATAGAACTGGACCTTGTAGGTCATCAGATGCCTACTGGACCCAGACCGTCTCAGCAGATGTGGGTTTGGGCGACTCTAGAATCTCCTTCAAATACTAATGGGCTCATGAAATGGAATAACACATTCAACTGGACATTGACTTACCGAGAGGATTCGGACATCTTTGTGCCATATGGAAGGGTGGTTCCGAACTTGGTCATGGAACTGAATGCCACTCTAAAGGATGGTTTAGTCTCCTGGGTGGTCAGTCATTATCACCGGACTCAAGAAAGAGCCAACTTTTACAAAGAGTTTTCTTCATACCTCAAGGTGGATGTGTATGGTAAAGCCAGTAGGAAACCTTTATGTTCCTCATGTCTTCTGCCAATGATTTCCAAATACCTTTTTTATCTAGCACTGGAGAACTCTATTCATAAAGACTACATCACAGAGAAGCTGTGGAGGAATGCCTTTCTGGCTGGTGCTGTCCCAATCGTGCTGGGTCCACCAAGAAAAAACTATGAAAAGTTTATACCTTCCGACTCCTTTATCCACGTAGCAGACTTTCTGTCACTGAAACATCTGGCGGAATTTTTAAACACAATGACCCCAGAACGATACCAAGAGTTCTTCCACTGGAGACAAAGATATGGTGTCAAAGTCTATACTGACTGGAGGGAAAGATTCTGCATGATCTGCTCCAAGTACCCGAGTCTGCCCAAGAGCAAAGTATACACAGATATAGATGGGTGGTTTACTAATGAACATGTCTAA